From a region of the Cherax quadricarinatus isolate ZL_2023a chromosome 75, ASM3850222v1, whole genome shotgun sequence genome:
- the LOC128691931 gene encoding leucine-rich repeat-containing protein 24-like, with protein sequence MHPPGPLLQLTLLLAAAVTASDCPSFCSCKWKHGKQTAECRHKGLHTLPTNINPATQVLDLSHNNIQRLPRLAFTQEGLTNLQKVYLTDCKLQEVDNEAFCELSNLVELDLSENLLKKVPSEAFRHTPELRELYLRSNPIQHIDVDAFNQLSSLKALDLSQCNIKTIAMRAFDPLRLLEKLKLHSNKLTELQPRLVDSLQSLHLLTVYENPWICDCRLRKLREWLVVRRVPHSVSPVCAKPLRIQGQNFDEIDESEFACPPEILPTTRKIEGTAGENTTVWCPVGGLPTPAVSWQVKDTLVQNGSSVGEGGGHGYILNEASEERGSLLLVVGAKSQDTGLIIRCIASNAAGTASATFELAVAHRVSLRFSADKIAAVSSVIVVVVAIVVGVCSVRARRRRAHTPLPIKTVTVNGATETRIGNLPYTPSAYVGGSVVATTDNPDLLCEADQHSDGECCTTDEGSQQSTCSTTPRHNGQSRSHTVSLDGDRAPLSCPFDSVWEPERVHAVLDSAAPENVMHTSLHGPLTPTCDALVQQRLMSSSQRHLNNRFSYLPDFAPDYSEIFSFSQVGPGQTYTSLGGLPVPHYGTIPRSMKMRSVPEVIPGDGTPTLMRHPRAWHYGSEGSPVASHEQRRSYGATLYSAAPTPASVPPPQPLLNHGNKLTRITARDSPDEGYQEGADV encoded by the coding sequence ATGCATCCCCCTGGGCCCCTGTTGCAGCTGACACTACTGCTGGCCgctgctgtcactgccagcgaCTGCCCCTCATTCTGCTCCTGCAAGTGGAAGCATGGCAAGCAGACGGCAGAGTGCCGTCACAAGGGTCTGCACACACTCCCTACAAACATCAACCCCGCTACGCAGGTTCTTGATCTGTCGCATAACAACATTCAGAGACTCCCTCGCCTGGCCTTCACGCAGGAGGGCCTTACTAACCTCCAGAAGGTCTATCTGACCGATTGCAAATTGCAAGAGGTGGACAACGAGGCATTTTGCGAGTTAAGCAACCTGGTGGAGTTGGATTTGAGCGAGAACCTGCTAAAGAAGGTGCCGAGTGAAGCCTTCAGACACACGCCGGAGCTGCGAGAGTTATATTTGCGTAGTAATCCCATACAGCACATCGATGTGGACGCTTTCAACCAGCTCTCCTCCCTAAAAGCACTCgatctcagccagtgtaacatcAAAACCATCGCGATGCGAGCATTTGACCCCCTAAGGTTACTGGAAAAGCTGAAACTTCACTCTAACAAGTTAACAGAGCTCCAGCCTCGCCTGGTTGACAGTTTACAAAGCCTTCATCTACTGACTGTCTACGAGAACCCTTGGATCTGTGACTGCCGCCTGAGAAAGCTGAGGGAGTGGCTGGTAGTGCGCCGCGTCCCGCACTCCGTCTCACCCGTCTGCGCCAAGCCGTTGCGCATCCAGGGACAGAACTTCGACGAAATAGACGAGAGTGAGTTCGCCTGTCCACCGGAAATCCTACCCACTACCAGGAAGATTGAGGGCACGGCGGGTGAGAATACCACTGTATGGTGCCCAGTGGGCGGCCTGCCCACCCCAGCAGTGTCCTGGCAGGTCAAAGACACACTGGTCCAGAATGGTTCATCAGTGGGTGAGGGCGGTGGTCATGGCTACATATTAAACGAAGCAAGCGAGGAGAGAGGCAGCTTATTACTTGTGGTGGGTGCCAAGAGTCAAGACACTGGACTTATTATACGATGTATTGCCTCCAACGCTGCTGGCACGGCTTCTGCTACATTCGAACTGGCTGTGGCTCACAGAGTGTCCTTAAGATTCTCTGCTGATAAGATTGCCGCTGTCTCttctgttattgtggtggtggtggctattgttgtgggtgtgtgttctGTAAGGGCGCGCCGGCGCCGTGCGCACACTCCTTTACCGATAAAGACCGTGACGGTGAACGGAGCGACGGAAACACGCATCGGGAACTTGCCTTACACGCCTTCGGCGTACGTGGGGGGATCTGTCGTGGCCACGACGGATAACCCAGACTTGCTGTGCGAGGCGGACCAGCATTCCGACGGAGAGTGCTGCACTACAGACGAGGGGAGCCAACAATCGACGTGCAGCACGACTCCCAGACACAACGGACAGAGTCGCAGCCACACCGTGTCCCTAGACGGCGATAGGGCGCCCCTGAGCTGCCCCTTCGACTCCGTGTGGGAGCCTGAACGTGTTCACGCCGTTCTAGATTCAGCAGCACCGGAGAACGTGATGCACACGTCATTGCACGGCCCCCTCACACCCACCTGCGACGCCCTTGTGCAACAGCGCCTCATGTCCTCCTCCCAGAGACATCTCAACAACAGATTCTCCTACCTGCCAGACTTCGCTCCCGACTACTCGGAGATCTTCTCCTTTAGTCAAGTAGGTCCTGGTCAGACCTACACCTCCCTCGGTGGACTTCCGGTGCCTCACTATGGCACCATCCCACGCTCCATGAAGATGAGATCGGTCCCCGAAGTCATCCCGGGGGATGGCACCCCCACGTTGATGCGACATCCACGGGCGTGGCACTATGGCTCTGAGGGCTCTCCTGTCGCCTCGCATGAGCAACGGAGGAGTTACGGGGCCACGCTGTACAGCGCAGCGCCCACGCCCGCCAGCGTGCCACCGCCGCAACCCCTGCTAAACCACGGCAACAAGCTGACGCGTATCACCGCAAGGGACTCTCCTGATGAGGGCTATCAGGAGGGCGCTGACGTCTAG